One genomic segment of Scyliorhinus canicula chromosome 10, sScyCan1.1, whole genome shotgun sequence includes these proteins:
- the abhd5a gene encoding 1-acylglycerol-3-phosphate O-acyltransferase ABHD5: MPIWIKALGAILSPFNPLAGLRLAGPFGPVLVQRLRPDFKQKFSSVCEDENTVTEYIYHCNAQTPSGEIAFKNMTIPYGWAKQPMLLRINQIREDISITAIYGARSCMDGYSGKQIKALRPKSSVNIIAIRGAGHYVYADQAEDFNQTVLGICSTVD, encoded by the exons ATGCCGATCTGGATAAAAGCCCTGGGTGCAATCCTGAGCCCATTCAATCCATTGGCGGGTCTGAGATTGGCTGGGCCATTTG GTCCAGTTCTGGTTCAGCGATTAAGGCCCGACTTCAAGCAAAAGTTCTCTTCAGTGTGCGAAGATGAAAATACTGTCACCGAGTACATTTATCACTGTAATGCGCAAACTCCCAG TGGTGAAATTGCTTTCAAGAACATGACCATACCTTATGGATGGGCAAAACAACCAATGCTATTGAGGATTAATCAGATACGAGAGGACATCTCCATCACAGCAATTTATGGAGCACGCTCTTGCATGGATGGCTACTCGGGAAAACAGATCAAAGCCCTAAGACCAAAATCTTCAGTCAACATAATC GCTATCCGAGGTGCTGGCCATTATGTGTACGCTGATCAGGCAGAAGATTTCAATCAAACAGTACTGGGAATCTGCAGTACTGTAGACTAA